The Arachis ipaensis cultivar K30076 chromosome B03, Araip1.1, whole genome shotgun sequence region tttaaaaaaaaagatgttttagaCGGCTTTATATGTGAGTGGCTTCTTTTTGATATATATGCAAAGTTCAATAATCTTACATGATTAATGATAATGATAGAATAATTTGACTTGGGTGGGTACTATGTGCTTTAAATGACTTAGAGACCCTAAATTGTACAAGTGCAGAAGTGCTTTAAATTTTATCTCAAGAATCTGATTCAATTTGGAGGAAGGACACGCGTGCATTTAATTATGATATTATTGAGGAATCTCTAATATAGAACACAAAAGCTTTCTTGGTGAGAAATTAACCATTAATAACCCTACTTCTAATATAATGACACCAATCATATTTTGTATTATCAGGAAGACAATACTGATTAGACAATTGTTATTAAAAAGGCCTTTAGATTATAGGTActgtagaaaaaaaataaatgaaaagaaaatatctATTTAAATATCATTTTTCTTTGTACTAATATATAATACTTGAAGGTAAAGtattattcttttaaattttgtGAAAGACTTGAGAACTGAGAGAGAATGTTATTTAATCAGtataaatcaaatttaaataaaCTAGTTAAAAAGGGTACTAAATGAGTTAAATGTATCAATTATATAAATATCATTGAAAATAatcttaaattataatttttcatGTGATTATCATCACTTAATTAAACGATCACTTAAAAATTTTTGCTTTTGGAAATATACTACGTTCTAGATGTTCAATCCTATCATGAAGAGAAGGAAATATATTACAAGTTTCGTATTACTTggactaaattttaaaattaaattagatttactgaatttatttaaaatttttattattaagtttttttttttaattgtcaaGTTAATAGTCAATCCTATCCGACCAACccgcaccctatatatgtatatgttatatacttatataaaaatatattttaagtggatgttgaactaaagacttctcactaaatacaaaagatccttagtcattaaaagaagatcattaattgataatttaataaacttttttttacataaaagtcagttctattttaaattatcatcaagttatataataactttgtattttttttgtagcCCGCTGATAGAGTTTGGTACACGCGGGTTAAGAGCGGGTAGGATTAGGAttgagatattctcaacccgcgaGTAGGGTTATGGTTGACTCCAaagtccaaaccctaccctactctacccattgccacccctattAATAGCCTTTCTTTACATGACTTTCTTTGTATTTGTTAAAAAGATAAGACAGAATAATAGAGAAAAGATTTGTATGTATTTAAATTGTGTGTAATGATCTAATCTATAAAAGTATTTATAGATGTtaagagaatcaaaataataaaaacgtaatattttataataaatatataactaAATATGCTaaatctaaaattttaatatacaaataaaatttttgatATTAACATGTTGAAAAAGAATCATGACCGTTAGACAAAATGAGATGGTAGCTAGTGACCACTTATAATAGTTAATGctacaattaattttttttccgtGGTGTTAATTTGGTTGACAAGAAGTACACCTAATTATGCTGCTGTTTCTAAtgcagaaaatagtgttttgaCATTTCCACTTCACAACTATGAATTTAAATGCCACTAATGAATCCAACAACCACACAATACATACATAAATcacctttttatttttctatttaacatagCATACTGGTGACTGGTGAGGCTCCTTTTACTCATTCATTAGCAAATAGTAGTAGAAATGGAGCAAGAAATGGAGAAGAGaaagatagaaaaagaagaagaagaagaagaagagaaatgggtgCTTGATGGATCTAAAGATTACAAAGGAAGAGTTCCTCTCCGAGCTTCCACTGGTGCATGGAAAGCTTCTCTCTTTGTGCTCAGTAAGATATATGAACCAAAAACTATGACAAAAATTGTCTACTCCTTTAACTAAGATGTTTCAATTTTGGTGCAGCAATTGAGTTTAGTGAAAGGATAAGCTTCTTTGGAATAGCCACTAATCTCATCTCCTACCTAACTAAAGTGATTCATGAAGATCTTAACACAGCAGCAAAGAATGTAAATTATTGGACAGGGACATCAACACTCATGCCTCTTATAGGTGGATTTGTTGCTGATGCCTACACTGGCCGTTTTCTTATGGTTCTGTTTTCTTCCTTTGTATACCTCATGGTAAATCTTTAAATTTCTTATCTATGTGCAAAGTATTTCAATTATAACCAAGTAACATTATGTTACTTTAGTCTCTGAGACAAAGATAAATATTTTCTGTCACTGTTTATAGTCTTTTAAGAAATACAGAAAACATAATACTCAATTTGATacataggattttttttttttttttttgtgtatacATGAAATGCAATAGGGTTTATGCTTGCTGACAATGTCTCAATTCATACCAAGTCTCAAGCCATGCAAAAGTAGCATATGTAGAAAGCCTAGGAAGGTTCATGAAGTGGTTTTCTTCCTTGCCTTGTATTGTATATCCCTAGGCACTGGTGGATACAAGCCATGCTTGGAGAGCTTTGGAGCCGATCAATTCGACGACGATAACACGGAAGATAGGAAGAAGAAGATGTCTTTCTTCAACTGGTGGAACTTTGCACTGTGCTTTGGATTGCTGCTTGGTGCAACTGTGATTGTCTATGTTCAAGATTATGTTGGTTGGGGAGCTGCAGGCCTTATACTCACTATTTTTATGGCTCTTACTGTGATTGCATTTTATGTGGGGAAGCCATTTTACAGGTATAGGAGACCAGAAGGGAACCCTTTAACCCAAGTTTTGCAGGTCATAGTTGCAGCCATAAGGAAAAGGAACTTAACCAATCCTTCAAGTGCTTCTCTGTTGTATGAAGTTCCAAAGTCAGACAAGTCCCAAGGGAGGCTTCTAAGCCATACTAGCAGACTTAGGTATCACACTATCACACTAACATCTTATACTTACAATTGTTACAAAAAAGTTCAATTTTGTCCCTAAAAATTATAAATGTGCTTTATTATTTTGTCAAAGTTATATTTTGTAGATCATTGTAGCTTTTAGTCAATCAATTTTTAGTTAATCATCACTATTAGTAGACCAAGAATGTGTCATGCCACCTATCATTAACATGACACGTCAACAAAATAGTGAAggttaactaaataactaacaatTGGCTTATCAGAGATTAAAATTAAGCTAGCTTGAAATTTTAGGATTAAATTGAATGTTTACTCTTGATTTGAATCAATAGAACATACATGTGTGCTAATTTCTAATGAATGTCAATTTTACAAAGAAGGACAGAGTTGAACCTATCAATGTTGATTGGATTTAAATTAATACTGAAATTCATTAATTCAATGAATAGGTTTCTTGACAAGGCTGCAATAATAGAAGACAAAAACAGTGAGGAGAAAGAGAATCCATGGAGATTAGCAACAGTGACAAGAGTGGAAGAGACAAAGCTTCTTCTCAATGTTATCCCCATTTGGCTAACTTCAGTAACAGTTGGAATCTGTGTAGCACAAGGCTCAACACTCTTTGTGAAGCAAGCAGCTGCTATGAACCTAAACATAACCCACAGTTTCAAAATCCCTCCAGCTTCCATTGCCTCGTTCGCGGCTTTCGGCACCTTAGTAGCAGTCCCAATTTATGACAAGATCATTGTTCCGGTTCTGCGAAAAGTCACTGGGAACGAAAGAGGGATCAGCATCCTTCGGAGGATTGGCATTGGCCTAACATTCACAGTCATAGTTATGGTTGTTGCAGCATTAGTTGAAGCAAAGAGGCTAAGAGCTGCAGAGAAAAACACTACTAGTAGTGTTTTCTGGCTGATACCacaatacttgttacttggattTGGAGATTCATTTTCCTTAGTTGGTTTGCAAGAGTATTTCTATGACCAAGTACCTGATTCAATGAGGAGTTTGGGAATGGCATTGTATCTTAGTGTGATTGGAATTGGAAGCTTCGTGAGCAGTTTTCTGATCATAATTGTGGACCATGTCACAGGAAAAGATGGTAAGGCTTGGATTGGGAAGGACATAAATTCAAGCCGTTTGGATAGGTTTTATTGGATGCTGGCAGTTATAAACGGTTTGAATTTGTGTCTGTTTCTGTTGTTGGCAAGAAGGTATACTTATAAGACTGTGCAGAGGAGAACATTGCCAAATGATGGAGTTGAGATCATTCCATGAGTCATGGAATGAGAGAACTACTCATTATTAAGTGTACCAATTTCTAAGTTTATCAAGGATTGTGATCTAATAAATCTATTACACATACTTCTAGCTTTAATCTTATCATCTTGTCAAGTAAACTTGCTTTTATAAGAATGTGAATGTGAGTCTGAATCTTCTCTACATATGCCAACATCACTAGTAGAATAAAGAAGAGACATAAATCGAAACAAGGGAATGAAGCATGAATATTATTATCTGAATTTGGACTATAGTTATAGGAACACCCTGAAATAACAAGAGGGACTAACTGTCCAAACCAGCTTCTACATCAAACTTCAAACACTGCATTCCCACTCACTCATACAATACATCAACATGCATGTTCATGttcatgttcatcctctcttaACTTATTACAGTGGGAAATGACCAGTCAAACGAATATGATCCAAGGTACAACGCAAACCATACTTATTAACTGCTTCAATTGCAGACCTAAACCCACCTCCATATGCTGGTGACGAATCATTGGCTATCTGGTTCATGAAAAACTCTCCTAACTTGTTCTCAACTTGAGACCTTGCTCCTttctttgatgatgatgatgatgtggagtaggaagaagatgaagatgctGATGATGTTGATGGCATGTATCTACTAGACCCTGGCATCACTTCTGATTCAAGCCACATGTATGATAGAACCTGACAAATACCTTCCTCTACTTCCGCATCAAGGTTCCGGTAACCTGTGATTGATGTCAAGGCAAGTGATGATTTTATCATATGAACATCACATCATGTAATAATGAGAATCAATTAAGTTGAATAATGTTACCTTTAAGTCTCAACCAAGCATGCATCAACTCATGGGCTAGGATAGCACCTGTGAGTAACCTGTGTCAGGTGAATAGTGTCAACAACTGTTACAAGGTTGTCCAATATGTGTATgtatgattttgttaattaccTTGGAAGACCATAAAGAACAAGAATAGCTGTAACTTCACATTTTCTAGTCAGCTTTTGATGTTGAGTTCTCATTCCTATGAATCTATGCCCTCCCATTCTTGGCCATCTATGTACCTGAAAGTAATAGTAACAAAATCATGATTAGTAGAGATTGATAAACACATTCTAATAAGATAAAACCATAAACAAGCAAGTGTTTCTAAACATACACTGGTGACAGTTTGCTCTTCTGAGAGGCACAAACCCCTTGTTTCAGGCAAATGATGGAAACCCTGCAAGAAGATAAATGAAAATAGAGTAAGAGGACTTAAATTAATTCTatgattgagaaaaaaaaaagaaaagagtgaATTCTGATAGTTAATTTTACATTCTTCTCCCCAACAATGGCTTCATTAAGTGCATCTCTACCCACAAGAAGCATAGGAACTTGCTGATCTATTCTCATGTTCATCCCTTCATAATAATCTCTGATGGCATGGTATAGAGGCTGGCATTCACCAGTATCCGTTATAGCAGATTCCATGCACTCGAAGCACAAAATCCGTCCATCGTCCAGTCTATAATACTTTTCGTTCCGCGACTTTGAGATGGAAAACAAAGGATCAGAGAAAGGAAACAAGTTGGAAAAGTTGTTGAAATCAAGAGTGAAGTGAGTACCTCTAATCTTTCACAACTACAACAGCGAGCTGTATTATCATACTCATGTGATGGACAATACTTTTGGTACCAATAGGGATGGCACCTATACTCAATCAAACCAGCTGCATTTATTGGAATCTGAGAGTGAAATATATCAGAACCAAGTGCATATATATACAATGAGTAGAATGTAAAATCATTCCAGATGAATTAGTCTTACATATTGATGGCAAACTTCACATTTAGGGTGTGTTAACTCTTTAAAACAAGTCTTGTGATATGGACGGCTCCCTGACAAAgaaaacttaaaaagaaaaaaagaacaagACATGAATAAGATAAGCATATATAATTACATATGTATATGCAAATCCATCCTAAAAGGATGAACTTACCTCGCGTTCAGTAATAGGGTGGCGACAAGAGTGACAACGGAAGCAATCTGGATGAAAATAAGTATCCATCCATCCCAAACAATTTCCATATAGTATCTCCTGATTGCACCCTCCACATATTCTTACATTTGCCAAACTGCATGCACATTCATTGAAAACATATGCAATCACATTTTCTGATATATACACACTTGATTCATCTTTGAAAGCAGATATGGAGATGGTAATGCAAGATTATTAGACCTATATCCTCTGGGATATAAAGGTGCAGGTGTATATGGAGGATGTGCAGATGAGTGCATGCGATCCTGAAGGGCCTTTGAGTAATCATCAATATCATCACTGCCTGTGTGCCATCTATAACCTTGTTGAGCAAGTGGGGAAAAGGGGCTTTAGAATTTGATCAATTTCACAATAAGAAACTTCAGCAGTACCTAGTACCTACCATTTGGTCTCTTGAAATTTTCACCTAAAGAAAGTGCAATTGCTCGGTTCAAATCCTCTTCATCCTTCCGGGATCTAGCACGGTCATCCTAATCAAGAACAACAATGTCATCAACAAGTACATAAATGAATGTTTTGGTATGGTAACAAAGAAATGGTGGTGTTTACCAATGATCTAGAAGGTGCTCGCCAAACCATGTTTTCCTCTGCAGGCTGCTGTAGATGACGACCACTACTATCACTCCTTCCTCTACTTGATGATCCAATTTTGAAAATCTTACCAAACCATTTCATAAACCCAGACTTTCTCTCTGAATATGAAGAAACAAAATCCCCTGCTTCCCACCAAATCATACAACACCAGTTAATTCTAATCCATTATCATTATACTATATTTACATGCTTTAACAAATCAAATTCGCATATCCATTCAGCAAAACCAAAAGGACTTAAAGTTGAAAAAGTAGCTGGTGGGGTTATTCAAAACTTTCCAAAATGAAGATGAAAGTGTAATAGAGAAAGAGTACCATATATGCAAGGGTGTGAAAGATGGTTGATATCAGAAGAAGGAGAAGCCATAAGGATGAAGGGAAGCTTGTTATGTATGTTAGAGCCCTGAAGAAGGATGGAAAAGGAAGACAATGATAGAGAGAGAAGGGTGCATTAGAGATGGTTAATAGTGGGGAAAAGAGGGTGAGAGAAACAAGAGAGGAATCTCAGGAGGAGGGGAAGTGGCACAGGGCAGAAGAGATTCTTCGCttgtaaagtaaatgaacaaagAAAGAATGGCAGAAAGCTAGGATAGCTTCTTTTTCCTCATCGAACCAGAATATTAACTTACGCTGGATTccacacaatcaaactctaaCGGGTAATAACATCActcctttttttttctaaatatcATGCTActtttatttcagaaaaaatcATCTTCTATAAAATTAATTTGGGTTAGTCGATCAGTCAACTCATTCATCAGCTTAAGCAAGCTGCAGACTCTTAAATAGAACTATAATTCGCGACGGATTAATTATTAACCTGTCAAATTGAAAAATACCAtggacaattaaaaaaaaatatatctacaCGTATGGGAAAAAAATGAGTGGTACAAATATATTTTAATCgaatataaaaaaaagtaacGTGTTTAGAGGGTTAAAGTGATCCATGATATGCTTGAAGGTTTGAATTTGGAAGcattccttttatattttggcGGTAAAAGGAAGTTGGGTGAAGTCAACTGTGTAGTGTAGGGACTAGGGAGGGAAGGGTCGTTTTCTAAGCTTATAGGTAGCTAGCTGCAGAATTATTCATCTTTTGCGTTAATCTACTAAGCATAGATATTATTATATATCAAAAAAATATTAGAGCGAGAtgcattagaatttattatttttagtcatcagttagttattaatgtttaaattataaaatcatatatgtttttgaattattagactaaaaaaacTAGActgaaaaaattaaattgatgactaagtgatgactaaaaataataaattctaacaTTTTTCCGTATATTATTCCTCTTTCACAAGAAAAAAGAGTCATCATGAAGCCATGGATTCTGTTCAACTCAGTCCTGAGTTGGAATGGAACTCAATTCAATCAATAGGTCTCTTTAGTGGTCTGATGGCTTTCTTCTGCTTTCATACGTAGAATTGATTCCATGTCAAACTCCTTTTCTTCAAATTCATTTTCAAACAAAACTAGCCAATTAACCACTTAATATTTATTTATGAGTAATATTAAGTAACTAATTTTTTTCTGTTAATAtgagttaaattttttttaaattattgtgtTTATCTTAAATTATAAACTTAAATATTAAGGTTGACTAATNNNNNNNNNNNNNNttatattttttcttttataataataacaattcaAATCTTTaatctttgtttattttttatttagttagttaattCTTGCAACAACAAAAATTGGTTTCCAATTAAAAATTACACTTGAATATATTTATGTCTATTTAatcattctaatttttttttcccaAATACTAACTTATATATTGTTTACTAAACACAACTACCATGGCTTTTAAAAAATAATGTCTATCAGAGAAGctctaaaattgaaaaaaaaaataccatcACATATAACTCCCTAATTCTTAAAAGTAGAAACATAAACACaacaatattattttaatttattagacATAAAATATTATCTTAtacttttgaaaaatacaaacatCCCTAATAAAGCAATACCCTTAAACCCAACCTAGCTTGACCCAATTATTACTCTCTTGCGTCACATCAAACAAAAATATAGCTACTTAATTTATGCTGCTTCATAATAATAACTTAATAAGTCAATGAAATATGATCACGATGAAACTAAAGCATATATTAGTAGTCCTACGTATTAAGTATGAACTTGTGTATACTTAATAATAATTAAGTAAATCAATTGTTTTCTTATAGAACAAATTGAGAAAAATGGTTATTGTTGGACTTTGATGTATGTCTATTTATGGTAATAATAACGCTTGACAACTTCCATGTCTTTTCCATATTCCATTCCTACTACGTTGCGAATATAAATCGCTATCCTTTTTTATTCCTTATAACAAAACAAAccctttttcttctattttatatCTTCTATTTGACATGACAATCAagcaaccaaaaaagaaaaaaaaaaaaattcccttCATCATTCTTAACTNNNNNNN contains the following coding sequences:
- the LOC107631155 gene encoding protein NRT1/ PTR FAMILY 5.6-like is translated as MEQEMEKRKIEKEEEEEEEKWVLDGSKDYKGRVPLRASTGAWKASLFVLTIEFSERISFFGIATNLISYLTKVIHEDLNTAAKNVNYWTGTSTLMPLIGGFVADAYTGRFLMVLFSSFVYLMGLCLLTMSQFIPSLKPCKSSICRKPRKVHEVVFFLALYCISLGTGGYKPCLESFGADQFDDDNTEDRKKKMSFFNWWNFALCFGLLLGATVIVYVQDYVGWGAAGLILTIFMALTVIAFYVGKPFYRYRRPEGNPLTQVLQVIVAAIRKRNLTNPSSASLLYEVPKSDKSQGRLLSHTSRLRFLDKAAIIEDKNSEEKENPWRLATVTRVEETKLLLNVIPIWLTSVTVGICVAQGSTLFVKQAAAMNLNITHSFKIPPASIASFAAFGTLVAVPIYDKIIVPVLRKVTGNERGISILRRIGIGLTFTVIVMVVAALVEAKRLRAAEKNTTSSVFWLIPQYLLLGFGDSFSLVGLQEYFYDQVPDSMRSLGMALYLSVIGIGSFVSSFLIIIVDHVTGKDGKAWIGKDINSSRLDRFYWMLAVINGLNLCLFLLLARRYTYKTVQRRTLPNDGVEIIP
- the LOC107631156 gene encoding protein DA1-related 2, giving the protein MASPSSDINHLSHPCIYGDFVSSYSERKSGFMKWFGKIFKIGSSSRGRSDSSGRHLQQPAEENMVWRAPSRSLDDRARSRKDEEDLNRAIALSLGENFKRPNGYRWHTGSDDIDDYSKALQDRMHSSAHPPYTPAPLYPRGYSLANVRICGGCNQEILYGNCLGWMDTYFHPDCFRCHSCRHPITEREFSLSGSRPYHKTCFKELTHPKCEVCHQYIPINAAGLIEYRCHPYWYQKYCPSHEYDNTARCCSCERLESRNEKYYRLDDGRILCFECMESAITDTGECQPLYHAIRDYYEGMNMRIDQQVPMLLVGRDALNEAIVGEKNGFHHLPETRGLCLSEEQTVTSVHRWPRMGGHRFIGMRTQHQKLTRKCEVTAILVLYGLPRLLTGAILAHELMHAWLRLKGYRNLDAEVEEGICQVLSYMWLESEVMPGSSRYMPSTSSASSSSSYSTSSSSSKKGARSQVENKLGEFFMNQIANDSSPAYGGGFRSAIEAVNKYGLRCTLDHIRLTGHFPL